A region of Novipirellula aureliae DNA encodes the following proteins:
- a CDS encoding patatin-like phospholipase family protein encodes MRLSQGVSSYRKGYQVFVDSKWWKLDWTIRYQLFSFIAFVGIWFGVGLWMNGGEFPLHRRDFEQSLAKVRSGVGQQTRPVSRFASVVPSSSITSLGDDGKDASKPLVVNAAIEQVVVEPTAASELDHALASRRSAWDRESVLGELFPETKKLFDALARRRIRLAEHYNLRPHGLFGANASIENRADWAIDYFDAAQRFVDLAGELADLPPTHLAQLRSIVSEINRDELKRELITRYEGDSTEEIQQLLLTQTIAEAAYQIQRERLANSGLPRLPSGSIDVAELKSLIERECSESRAMVTLNRLKQRTVNAYHQAEYVSLMERDQEELQGFTRSGQTIAANGQVLLILESLDSELESKFKNLIRSETFRCILFQLDQKTLEQLQVEELVIDSESASVMTSLLEMLQLSDEDLVELATRCNRESEPVERHQLALSVVLRRALDASAEDRLDWLRAVGQLARPEIDEDSDDKLEKYQSTPAQRWSRDNLARGIMARFAVASNRPTEVVAVDDVVLAIKNGGVPLADIGSLRSRVMNQALWLKTHLFLVLGLLVVLFGFFVDVNANSMHSYYRNHLVNAFFVSRPRSQAGDTRSDDSANPLLARDAVLPISENGFRLTQLSPKNCAAPYLIVNGALNLQAVDDPKLRDRKCDPFFFSKRFCGSVRTGFIRSGLFEQVHRKMNLGTAMAISAAAVAPNMGRRTNGFLVFIMTLLNIRLGYWVPNPASFLRTASKGAGATGIGQTVSAEDSSGLLDSGKLSTKSFVVDWKTVFQTELDDEISPRRIAAYPESSERELRLKELTSNNDNHLTGLALSGGGIRSASFALGVLQAVSDIGVFLHIDYLSTVSGGGYTGCGLSVAMARDCVNAAMDVNGDVGNDGDKTEDNHDKVFHDERGRAYANRRLAATYYARELISNLHTEKDWSNVSDGGHIENLGAFELLRRRCRLIIISDAEADPNYQFDGLATLIRLAKLELNTEIEIKVDSIRPKWPVDQSGRPIESKTGVREYVSQSHFAIGKINYPPNETATEGQSLEATLVYLKSSITGDEELPISEYRDRHPEFPHQPTSDQFFDQDQFDAYRLLGCKIALDAFGQNESKADTRHDVFRTYQDFTAWVENARQDSTTN; translated from the coding sequence GTGCGTTTATCGCAAGGGGTATCAAGTTATCGCAAGGGGTATCAAGTCTTCGTAGATAGCAAATGGTGGAAGCTCGATTGGACGATCCGATATCAGCTTTTTTCCTTCATCGCGTTTGTGGGCATTTGGTTCGGGGTTGGACTGTGGATGAACGGCGGTGAATTTCCGCTGCACCGCCGGGATTTTGAACAAAGTCTTGCAAAGGTCCGATCGGGCGTCGGTCAACAAACGCGACCGGTCAGTCGATTCGCCAGTGTGGTTCCGTCGAGTTCCATTACGAGTCTTGGCGATGATGGAAAAGATGCGTCGAAGCCGTTGGTGGTCAATGCTGCGATCGAGCAAGTGGTTGTTGAACCGACCGCCGCGAGCGAACTCGACCATGCGTTGGCATCGCGGAGGAGTGCCTGGGACAGGGAATCCGTTCTGGGCGAACTGTTCCCCGAAACCAAAAAACTGTTTGATGCACTGGCACGCCGTCGCATTCGACTCGCCGAGCACTACAACCTTCGTCCACACGGATTGTTTGGGGCGAACGCCTCGATTGAGAATCGAGCCGACTGGGCGATCGACTATTTCGATGCGGCTCAGCGATTTGTGGATCTTGCCGGGGAACTCGCCGATCTGCCGCCGACTCATCTTGCACAGCTTCGATCGATTGTATCGGAAATCAATCGGGATGAATTAAAGCGTGAATTGATCACTCGGTATGAGGGAGATTCAACGGAGGAAATTCAGCAGTTGCTGCTGACACAGACAATCGCTGAAGCGGCATATCAGATTCAACGAGAACGTTTAGCAAACAGTGGACTTCCTAGGTTGCCGAGTGGAAGCATTGATGTGGCTGAACTGAAAAGTCTAATCGAACGAGAGTGTTCGGAGTCACGTGCTATGGTCACTCTGAATCGACTAAAGCAGAGAACTGTCAATGCCTATCATCAAGCAGAATATGTGAGCTTGATGGAGCGGGATCAAGAGGAATTGCAGGGGTTTACTCGGTCGGGTCAAACGATCGCCGCTAACGGACAAGTCTTGCTCATTCTAGAATCGCTCGATTCTGAATTGGAATCAAAGTTCAAGAATCTGATTCGCTCGGAAACCTTTCGCTGTATCCTCTTTCAATTGGATCAGAAAACGCTCGAACAGTTGCAAGTGGAGGAACTAGTCATTGATTCTGAATCGGCGTCGGTGATGACCTCACTGCTTGAAATGCTGCAGTTAAGCGATGAAGACCTGGTCGAGTTGGCAACGCGATGCAACAGGGAGTCTGAACCGGTTGAGCGACATCAACTTGCCTTGTCTGTTGTATTGAGACGAGCACTGGACGCCAGTGCCGAAGACCGCTTGGATTGGCTGAGAGCGGTTGGTCAACTGGCAAGGCCTGAGATCGACGAAGATAGCGACGATAAACTGGAAAAATATCAGTCGACTCCGGCACAGAGGTGGAGCCGTGACAATCTGGCTCGCGGGATCATGGCCAGATTCGCCGTTGCGAGCAATCGGCCCACGGAGGTAGTGGCTGTTGACGACGTGGTGCTGGCTATAAAAAACGGTGGTGTACCACTGGCGGACATCGGGTCATTGCGATCGAGAGTGATGAATCAGGCTCTCTGGCTAAAAACGCATCTGTTTCTCGTCCTGGGACTGCTCGTTGTACTGTTCGGATTCTTCGTCGACGTCAACGCTAACTCGATGCACAGTTACTATCGAAACCATTTGGTCAACGCTTTCTTTGTGAGTCGTCCGCGATCGCAGGCCGGTGATACTCGCAGTGATGACTCCGCAAATCCTTTGCTGGCGAGAGATGCCGTTTTGCCAATTTCTGAAAACGGGTTTCGATTAACCCAACTCTCACCGAAGAACTGCGCGGCACCGTATTTAATCGTCAACGGGGCACTGAATCTTCAGGCGGTCGACGACCCGAAGCTCCGTGATCGCAAGTGCGATCCATTCTTTTTCAGCAAGCGGTTTTGTGGCAGCGTTCGAACTGGATTCATACGTTCGGGACTGTTTGAGCAAGTTCACCGCAAGATGAACCTGGGCACAGCGATGGCTATCTCTGCCGCTGCGGTCGCGCCCAACATGGGCCGGCGTACCAACGGATTCCTTGTGTTCATCATGACCCTTCTAAATATTCGGCTTGGCTATTGGGTGCCCAATCCGGCTTCTTTTCTTCGAACTGCATCGAAAGGAGCGGGTGCAACTGGCATTGGCCAGACCGTATCCGCTGAAGATTCGTCTGGCCTATTGGACAGCGGGAAATTGTCAACGAAGTCTTTTGTCGTCGATTGGAAAACTGTCTTTCAAACCGAACTGGACGACGAGATATCGCCTCGGCGAATTGCCGCGTATCCAGAGTCGTCCGAGCGTGAATTACGACTGAAAGAGCTGACAAGTAACAACGATAATCACCTCACAGGACTCGCGTTGTCAGGTGGCGGAATTCGCTCAGCGTCCTTCGCTCTCGGCGTGCTTCAAGCAGTCAGCGATATCGGAGTCTTCCTGCATATCGATTATCTGTCAACCGTTTCCGGTGGTGGCTATACCGGCTGCGGTTTGAGCGTCGCGATGGCGAGAGACTGCGTAAATGCCGCAATGGATGTGAACGGCGACGTCGGCAACGATGGCGACAAAACCGAAGATAATCACGATAAAGTATTCCATGACGAGAGGGGGCGTGCCTATGCGAACCGGCGATTGGCAGCGACTTATTACGCACGCGAATTGATCAGCAACTTGCACACTGAGAAAGACTGGAGCAACGTGAGCGATGGAGGGCATATCGAAAATCTGGGTGCGTTCGAATTGCTCAGGCGACGGTGTCGGCTGATTATCATCAGCGATGCGGAGGCAGATCCGAATTATCAGTTCGACGGTCTAGCAACTCTGATCCGGTTGGCTAAACTTGAATTGAATACCGAGATTGAAATTAAGGTAGATTCGATTCGACCCAAGTGGCCAGTTGATCAATCGGGAAGACCGATCGAATCCAAGACTGGTGTTCGAGAATATGTATCACAATCTCATTTCGCCATCGGTAAAATTAATTATCCACCGAACGAAACGGCGACAGAGGGACAGTCATTGGAGGCAACTTTGGTTTATCTGAAGTCATCGATAACCGGAGACGAAGAATTGCCGATTTCCGAATACCGCGATCGACACCCGGAGTTTCCACATCAACCAACATCCGACCAGTTTTTTGATCAGGACCAGTTTGATGCATACCGACTTCTCGGGTGTAAAATCGCCCTGGACGCATTCGGTCAGAATGAATCGAAGGCTGATACGCGCCATGACGTGTTCAGAACGTACCAAGACTTCACCGCGTGGGTTGAAAACGCTCGTCAGGACTCCACCACGAACTAA
- a CDS encoding transposase domain-containing protein, translated as MSDDMGRDRSKYLTVKLRETQRIRRPNRSNNVLKRFKRLHGPFKTGGARFQMMADSCLRHDRTDEIVSQQVRPYFFVYQISCTNRNGSRWRATECLFVLADQGILESRMQGKLARPVWGWGPGETPGPTPLSVGSPRASQRAAILTSLIASCKNLQVEPWAYLKDTLKKRVQYPSQAELTDLLPDRWLAQNPSHQ; from the coding sequence ATGTCCGACGATATGGGTCGCGACCGCAGCAAGTATTTGACCGTAAAGCTGCGAGAGACTCAGCGAATTCGGAGGCCCAATCGATCCAATAACGTACTGAAACGCTTCAAGCGTTTGCACGGTCCCTTTAAAACTGGTGGTGCGAGGTTCCAGATGATGGCGGACAGCTGCCTGCGCCATGACCGTACGGATGAGATTGTAAGCCAGCAGGTGCGTCCATATTTCTTTGTGTATCAGATCTCATGCACCAACCGCAATGGATCGCGGTGGCGTGCGACCGAGTGCTTGTTCGTTCTCGCGGATCAAGGCATTCTGGAAAGCCGGATGCAGGGAAAGCTTGCACGTCCGGTTTGGGGTTGGGGCCCGGGTGAGACTCCCGGGCCTACACCACTCTCCGTCGGCAGCCCACGCGCGAGCCAGCGAGCCGCCATCCTGACCTCACTCATCGCCAGCTGCAAGAATCTCCAGGTTGAACCCTGGGCTTACCTGAAAGACACCCTCAAAAAACGCGTTCAGTATCCATCCCAGGCTGAGCTAACAGATCTCCTCCCCGACCGCTGGCTCGCCCAAAACCCAAGCCATCAATGA
- a CDS encoding GspE/PulE/PilB domain-containing protein encodes MSDRQLITGSDTIAELVPASVAYDNHVVPLRLLAGTLVVATAEPLTTETQQRLHFILNRNVRGVIRTPEWIAIRLHELYDHQPECDDGDIGVTWYWPNWHWYDGEQLNVKCSGWESATHWSGCHEFPPDHADYDMWRWIVSLPQYHRLVNEKEIPGIRRIWHRYVAKCRPTWFCRKTTGSTLEDKS; translated from the coding sequence ATGAGTGATCGCCAACTTATCACTGGTAGCGACACCATCGCGGAACTTGTTCCAGCGTCTGTCGCGTACGACAATCACGTCGTCCCCTTGCGTCTTCTGGCTGGTACGCTTGTCGTCGCGACTGCCGAGCCCCTAACAACCGAGACGCAACAACGATTGCACTTCATTCTAAACCGCAACGTTCGCGGCGTGATTCGCACGCCGGAATGGATTGCGATCAGGCTCCACGAGCTCTACGATCATCAACCTGAGTGCGATGACGGCGACATTGGCGTTACGTGGTACTGGCCGAACTGGCATTGGTATGATGGCGAACAATTAAACGTCAAATGCTCCGGTTGGGAAAGTGCGACACATTGGTCTGGGTGCCACGAATTTCCGCCCGACCATGCGGACTACGACATGTGGCGATGGATCGTTTCCCTGCCGCAATATCATCGCCTTGTGAACGAAAAGGAGATTCCGGGTATTCGTCGAATCTGGCATCGGTACGTGGCGAAGTGCCGTCCAACATGGTTTTGCCGCAAGACCACGGGTTCCACATTGGAAGATAAATCGTAA
- a CDS encoding AAA family ATPase, producing MLELKKKLSDEAIIVIKTLATDAAVKAKAARAAASMNFNDDPLDEIGEPVWRELWEAARRFSTVAIPDADFPVTETDDTVCVLCQQTLDDDAKDRLKRFEKFVRDDSAQQSAKAAITLTNAVDALEELDLRGEGLREQLKDVDAVDKAVAQAVRDQLATLLRRWRAVQSAQESSNWSFDVPGTLNDVGDQLGALIKEVAVRASETEKSADAAERKKLSDELAELQAREWLATVLGDVKEHVLRLSDITKLKKAIKDTKTTAITTKSKELAKSYVTDRLRNVFSDEIKKMQQGVRRLNVELVAAEGRHGRTYYRVQLVGASDANVGTVVSEGEHRCIALAGFLSELATESTKSTVVFDDPVTSLDHYWRGCFAKRLVEEAADRQVIIFTHDIVFLHDIVSGAEQNGVPIELRRVQSDRDNCGFVNDGLPWIAQKTLPRIDELEKRARATRSDFDAHNDDEYERSIFGLYSDIRATVERAVEEKLFLGIVTRHQDYISLGNLKKVSTITLDQCERLQKLFKRCCDLTSAHDRASLRGFGVPTPDDAIDDLVELRAIVDDVREKQKAV from the coding sequence TTGCTGGAGCTGAAAAAAAAACTGTCCGACGAGGCGATCATTGTCATTAAAACTCTTGCCACCGACGCTGCGGTCAAAGCCAAAGCTGCTCGGGCGGCGGCATCAATGAACTTCAATGATGATCCGTTGGACGAGATCGGCGAGCCTGTTTGGCGAGAACTATGGGAAGCAGCCCGTCGGTTCTCCACGGTTGCAATCCCTGACGCAGATTTTCCTGTTACTGAAACCGACGATACAGTTTGCGTTCTATGTCAACAGACACTCGATGACGATGCAAAGGATCGGCTGAAGCGTTTCGAGAAGTTTGTTCGTGACGACAGTGCCCAGCAATCTGCAAAAGCAGCGATCACCCTAACGAATGCTGTGGACGCATTAGAGGAACTTGATCTCCGTGGGGAAGGCCTCCGTGAGCAGTTGAAGGACGTGGACGCCGTCGACAAGGCGGTCGCTCAGGCAGTGCGGGATCAGCTTGCAACTCTGCTTCGACGCTGGCGAGCGGTTCAATCCGCACAAGAGTCTAGCAATTGGTCATTTGACGTCCCCGGTACGCTCAACGATGTTGGCGACCAACTAGGGGCGCTCATCAAAGAAGTCGCTGTTCGTGCATCTGAAACGGAAAAGTCAGCCGACGCTGCAGAACGTAAGAAGCTATCGGATGAACTCGCAGAGCTACAGGCCCGTGAATGGCTGGCAACGGTACTGGGTGACGTGAAAGAGCATGTTTTGCGACTTAGCGATATCACCAAATTGAAAAAGGCGATCAAGGACACCAAGACGACCGCCATCACGACAAAAAGCAAAGAGCTGGCCAAGTCTTATGTGACCGATCGGCTCCGCAATGTTTTTTCCGACGAGATCAAGAAAATGCAGCAAGGCGTTCGTCGGCTGAACGTGGAGCTGGTTGCTGCCGAAGGGAGGCACGGACGCACCTACTACCGTGTACAGCTTGTCGGTGCCAGCGATGCGAACGTGGGCACGGTCGTCTCGGAAGGTGAGCATCGTTGCATCGCTCTGGCTGGGTTCTTATCCGAGCTTGCGACTGAATCAACGAAGTCGACTGTCGTATTTGACGACCCGGTAACGTCGCTCGACCACTATTGGCGAGGCTGTTTCGCGAAGCGGTTGGTTGAAGAAGCCGCCGACCGGCAAGTCATCATTTTTACGCACGATATCGTTTTCCTGCACGACATCGTGAGTGGAGCGGAACAAAATGGCGTTCCGATCGAGTTGCGACGGGTGCAATCGGATCGAGATAACTGTGGCTTCGTGAACGACGGGCTGCCATGGATCGCCCAAAAGACGCTGCCAAGGATCGATGAGTTAGAAAAGCGCGCAAGAGCAACTCGAAGTGATTTCGACGCCCACAACGATGACGAATACGAGCGTTCGATTTTTGGGCTATACAGTGATATACGTGCAACCGTCGAGCGGGCCGTCGAAGAAAAGCTCTTTCTCGGAATCGTTACTCGGCATCAAGATTACATCAGTCTTGGTAACCTGAAGAAGGTTTCGACGATCACGCTGGACCAATGTGAGCGCCTACAAAAGCTGTTCAAGCGTTGTTGTGATCTCACATCCGCTCATGACCGAGCATCGCTGCGAGGCTTTGGTGTACCGACGCCAGACGACGCAATCGATGATCTTGTCGAATTGCGTGCGATCGTCGACGATGTGAGGGAGAAACAAAAAGCGGTGTAA